A window of Halomonas sp. GFAJ-1 contains these coding sequences:
- a CDS encoding tRNA pseudouridine(55) synthase TruB has product MARRRRGLPVNGVLLLDKPKGISSNHALQRVRRLFEAQKAGHTGTLDPMATGLLPICLGEATKFSAHLLEADKMYRTRVELGVITDTGDAEGTVIERREVPSRLTEQDVEAVLTRFRGEIEQVPPMYSALKHQGKKLYELAREGKHVERAARRVSVYDARLLEFEGTAFELEVSCSKGTYIRTLAEDIGQALGCGAHISQLRRLKTGPFTSDAMWTLESLEALASQASREAELMPVDVLVDHLPSLNVDETAYGCLAHGQSAHLAIEALAPDALARLYYAETFIGLGVVKSAQEVAPKRLLSTVAIS; this is encoded by the coding sequence ATGGCACGTCGCCGTCGCGGATTACCGGTCAATGGCGTTTTGCTGCTGGATAAGCCCAAGGGCATTTCCAGCAATCACGCGCTACAGCGGGTGCGTCGTCTGTTTGAGGCGCAGAAAGCCGGGCATACCGGCACGCTGGACCCTATGGCAACGGGCTTGTTGCCCATTTGTCTGGGGGAGGCCACTAAGTTTTCCGCGCACCTGCTGGAGGCCGACAAGATGTATCGCACCCGAGTTGAACTCGGGGTGATCACCGACACCGGCGATGCCGAAGGCACAGTCATCGAACGGCGCGAGGTGCCAAGCCGCCTCACCGAGCAGGATGTTGAAGCGGTCTTGACGCGTTTTCGCGGCGAGATTGAGCAAGTCCCGCCGATGTACTCGGCCCTAAAGCATCAGGGTAAAAAGCTTTACGAGTTGGCCCGAGAGGGCAAGCACGTAGAGCGTGCAGCGCGGCGGGTAAGCGTGTATGATGCGCGGCTGCTTGAGTTTGAGGGCACGGCCTTCGAGCTTGAGGTCAGCTGTAGCAAAGGCACCTATATTCGCACCTTGGCCGAAGATATTGGCCAAGCGTTGGGCTGCGGCGCCCATATTAGTCAGCTGAGAAGGCTCAAAACAGGGCCGTTTACCAGCGACGCGATGTGGACGTTGGAAAGCCTTGAAGCGCTGGCAAGCCAAGCCAGCCGTGAGGCTGAGCTGATGCCTGTTGATGTGCTGGTGGATCATTTGCCTTCGCTAAACGTGGATGAAACGGCCTACGGGTGTCTTGCCCATGGCCAGTCCGCTCATTTAGCGATCGAGGCACTTGCGCCCGATGCGCTGGCAAGACTTTATTACGCCGAGACGTTTATCGGCCTTGGTGTTGTAAAAAGTGCCCAGGAAGTGGCGCCTAAGCGGCTGTTAAGTACCGTCGCTATCTCGTAA
- a CDS encoding ribosome-binding factor A — MREFKRTDRVADQLQKELAVLIQREVKDPRLGMITVSGATVSRDLGYADIYVTLLGEQDPERIKENLQVLKRAAGFLRSQIAKRIKLRHVPELRFHYDESVFRGQHLSSLIAEAVSTDRARQQDEEGESDNGSGDSNNGDSNNGEETR, encoded by the coding sequence ATGCGCGAATTTAAGCGTACCGACCGAGTAGCCGACCAGCTCCAAAAGGAGCTGGCGGTACTTATTCAACGCGAAGTAAAAGACCCGCGCTTAGGCATGATTACGGTGAGCGGCGCGACCGTCAGCCGTGACCTGGGTTACGCCGATATCTATGTCACCCTATTGGGCGAACAAGATCCCGAGCGTATCAAAGAGAACCTGCAGGTACTGAAACGTGCCGCTGGTTTTCTAAGAAGCCAAATTGCCAAGCGTATCAAGCTACGCCACGTACCCGAACTACGCTTTCACTATGATGAAAGTGTCTTCCGTGGCCAGCACCTCTCATCGCTGATTGCCGAAGCGGTCTCTACCGACCGTGCCCGCCAGCAGGATGAAGAGGGCGAAAGCGACAACGGCAGTGGTGATAGCAATAATGGTGATAGCAACAATGGTGAGGAGACGCGCTAA